One window of the Haloarcula halobia genome contains the following:
- the rpsB gene encoding 30S ribosomal protein S2, which produces MSGNEKEGLDAADSDYDPSSEDEAADADADPETADEQVADAEDSPSAEAEETTEDDADAGPQLDEDVMPGEQEEADLLIPVEDYLGAGVHIGTQQKTKDMERFIHRVRTDGLYVLDVSMTDERIRTAADFLANYEPEQILVASSRQYGRFPAEKFADAVGARARTGRFIPGTLTNPDYDGYIEPDVVVVTDPIGDSQAVKEAITVGIPVIAMCDSNNTTSNVDLVVPTNNKGRKALSVVYWLLANETLDRRGAEPSYGLDDFESEI; this is translated from the coding sequence ATGAGCGGCAACGAAAAAGAAGGGCTCGACGCGGCGGACTCCGACTACGACCCGTCCAGCGAGGACGAGGCAGCGGACGCCGACGCCGACCCCGAGACGGCCGACGAACAGGTCGCCGACGCCGAGGACAGTCCCTCGGCCGAGGCCGAAGAAACAACCGAGGACGACGCCGACGCGGGCCCACAGCTCGACGAGGACGTCATGCCCGGCGAGCAGGAGGAAGCGGACCTCCTCATCCCCGTCGAGGACTACCTTGGCGCCGGTGTCCACATCGGGACCCAGCAGAAGACCAAGGACATGGAGCGGTTCATCCACCGCGTCCGGACCGACGGGCTCTACGTGCTGGACGTCTCGATGACCGACGAGCGCATCCGCACGGCCGCGGACTTCCTGGCCAACTACGAGCCCGAGCAGATCCTCGTGGCTTCGTCGCGCCAGTACGGCCGGTTCCCGGCCGAGAAGTTCGCCGACGCCGTCGGTGCTCGTGCTCGAACGGGCCGGTTCATCCCCGGCACGCTGACGAACCCGGACTACGACGGCTACATCGAACCCGACGTCGTGGTCGTCACCGACCCGATCGGTGACTCCCAGGCCGTCAAGGAGGCCATCACGGTGGGCATCCCGGTCATCGCGATGTGTGACTCCAACAACACCACGTCGAACGTCGACCTGGTCGTCCCGACGAACAACAAGGGGCGCAAGGCGCTGTCGGTCGTCTACTGGCTGCTGGCCAACGAGACGCTCGACCGCCGCGGTGCCGAGCCGTCGTACGGACTCGACGACTTCGAGTCCGAGATCTGA
- a CDS encoding DUF5518 domain-containing protein — translation MAEGDSLLNAAIGAVATALLSGFVPFAPVFGGALAGYLEGGERNDGLRVGLVSGLIGLVFAAILFVLFFVVFVVFLGFAGAPRGFGAFGLLVFVVGGLFGAVYIVGLSALGGWLGNYVKNDTSLGS, via the coding sequence ATGGCAGAAGGCGATTCCCTCCTCAACGCGGCCATCGGGGCCGTCGCGACAGCCCTCCTCAGTGGATTCGTCCCCTTCGCACCGGTCTTCGGTGGCGCACTCGCCGGCTACCTCGAGGGCGGCGAGCGAAACGACGGACTCAGAGTGGGCCTCGTCTCCGGGCTCATCGGCCTCGTGTTCGCGGCAATCCTGTTCGTCCTCTTTTTCGTGGTATTCGTCGTGTTCCTCGGCTTCGCCGGCGCGCCCCGCGGGTTCGGTGCGTTCGGCCTCCTCGTGTTCGTCGTCGGTGGCCTGTTCGGGGCCGTCTACATCGTCGGGCTGAGCGCGCTGGGCGGGTGGCTGGGCAACTACGTCAAGAACGACACCAGCCTCGGCAGCTGA
- a CDS encoding DUF5518 domain-containing protein: MREPLVDAGWGALVTLALSVVPFSTALGGAVAATRHGGGYGTGLALGTLAGIVAMVPLLVLFVPALFLAGQLGLGIPPGAPGYELFLALVAAFFLTYTVGLSALGGLGGAWAATHTDWDLDPARWL, translated from the coding sequence ATGCGAGAGCCGCTCGTCGACGCCGGGTGGGGGGCCCTGGTGACGCTGGCGCTGTCGGTCGTCCCGTTCTCGACGGCGCTGGGCGGGGCCGTCGCGGCCACCCGGCACGGTGGCGGGTACGGGACGGGCCTGGCACTCGGGACGCTGGCGGGCATCGTCGCGATGGTGCCCCTCCTCGTGCTGTTTGTCCCGGCGCTGTTCCTCGCCGGGCAGCTCGGGCTCGGCATCCCGCCCGGGGCGCCGGGCTACGAGCTCTTCCTCGCGCTGGTCGCCGCGTTCTTCCTGACGTACACCGTCGGCCTGAGCGCTCTTGGCGGGCTGGGCGGCGCGTGGGCCGCGACCCACACCGACTGGGACCTCGACCCGGCGCGCTGGCTGTGA
- a CDS encoding cytochrome P450, whose product MTTLPPGPKGEPLFGSSRTYARDPFRFISALERAYGDVTRFDMGPMDTYMICDPTAIERILVSEADRFRKPDFRGDALGDLLGEGLLLSEGETWERQRQLANPAFSMSRLSGMADRITGHATDRLEGWDPGDVVDVEREMTRTTLDVILDLMMGVELSEERVRTIEEQLVPLGQRFEPDPIRFAAPRWMPMPDDAAFDSAVATLDSVLDDVIAVREETVGTDADGPMDFLSILIRARDDGVESPEQLRDEMMTMLLAGHDTTALTLTYTWFLLSEHPEAERRVHEELDAVVGDAEPGMEHVRDLEYLEWVIQEAMRLYPPVYTIFREPTEDVTLSGYPAEAGTTLMLPQWGVHRSARFYDDPETFDPERWRPERAKQRPRFAYFPFGGGPRHCIGKHLAMLEAQLIVAATAQRFRLEFLGETPLELLPSLTAHPRQEMQMRVVER is encoded by the coding sequence ATGACAACTCTGCCGCCCGGCCCGAAGGGCGAACCCCTGTTCGGGAGCAGTCGGACGTACGCGCGCGACCCGTTCCGGTTCATCTCGGCCCTGGAGCGGGCCTACGGGGACGTGACCCGCTTCGACATGGGGCCGATGGACACCTACATGATCTGCGACCCGACGGCCATCGAGCGCATCCTCGTCTCGGAGGCCGACCGGTTCCGCAAGCCGGACTTCCGGGGCGACGCGCTGGGGGACCTGCTGGGCGAGGGGCTGCTGTTGAGCGAGGGCGAGACGTGGGAACGGCAACGCCAGCTGGCGAACCCGGCGTTCTCGATGTCACGGCTCTCGGGGATGGCCGACCGCATCACCGGCCACGCGACGGACCGGCTGGAAGGGTGGGACCCGGGCGACGTCGTCGACGTCGAGCGGGAGATGACACGGACGACGCTCGACGTCATCCTCGATCTGATGATGGGCGTCGAGCTCTCCGAGGAGCGGGTCCGGACCATCGAGGAGCAGCTCGTGCCGCTGGGCCAGCGCTTCGAACCGGACCCCATCCGCTTTGCCGCCCCGCGGTGGATGCCCATGCCCGACGACGCGGCCTTCGATTCGGCCGTCGCGACGCTGGACTCGGTTCTGGACGACGTCATCGCCGTCCGTGAGGAGACCGTCGGTACCGACGCGGACGGCCCGATGGACTTCCTCTCGATTCTCATCCGCGCTCGCGACGACGGCGTCGAGTCCCCCGAGCAGCTGCGCGACGAGATGATGACGATGCTGCTGGCCGGCCACGACACGACGGCGCTGACGCTGACCTACACCTGGTTCCTGCTCTCGGAACACCCCGAGGCGGAACGGCGGGTCCACGAGGAACTCGACGCGGTGGTCGGCGACGCCGAACCGGGGATGGAACACGTCCGCGACCTCGAGTACTTAGAGTGGGTCATCCAGGAGGCGATGCGCCTGTACCCGCCCGTCTACACCATCTTCCGGGAACCCACGGAGGACGTGACGCTGTCGGGCTACCCCGCCGAAGCTGGTACGACGCTGATGCTCCCCCAGTGGGGCGTCCACCGCTCGGCGCGGTTCTACGACGACCCGGAGACGTTCGACCCCGAGCGCTGGCGGCCGGAGCGAGCCAAGCAGCGCCCACGGTTCGCGTACTTCCCGTTCGGCGGCGGCCCGCGTCACTGCATCGGCAAGCACCTGGCGATGCTCGAGGCACAGCTCATCGTCGCGGCCACGGCGCAGCGCTTCCGCCTGGAGTTCCTCGGTGAGACGCCGCTGGAACTGCTGCCCTCGCTGACGGCCCACCCACGCCAGGAGATGCAGATGCGTGTGGTGGAACGCTGA
- the mvk gene encoding mevalonate kinase, whose amino-acid sequence MVTSSAPGKVYLFGEHAVVYGEPAVPCAIERRARVTATERAEGLRIHAEDLTLDGYTVEYTGAEGDRPDIDVSDSLVEAGIGYIQAAVEQARDAADRPDAGFEIVVESDIPLGAGLGSSAAVVVAAIDAATRELGVELAPEEIAERAYQVEYEVQDGQASRADTFCSAMGGAVRVEGDDCRRIEGVDALPFVIGYDGGAGDTGKLVAGVRELREEYDFAADTVAAIGDVVREGESVLGTSDYETLGELMDFNHGLLSALGVSSRSLDAMVWAARDADALGAKLTGAGGGGCIVALDETDETLTALRYTPGCARAFRAELATDGICKE is encoded by the coding sequence ATGGTCACGTCGAGCGCTCCCGGGAAGGTGTACCTGTTCGGGGAGCACGCAGTCGTCTACGGTGAGCCGGCGGTCCCCTGTGCCATCGAGCGCCGGGCCCGCGTGACGGCCACCGAGCGAGCAGAGGGGTTGCGCATCCACGCCGAGGACCTCACACTCGACGGGTACACCGTCGAGTACACCGGCGCGGAGGGGGACCGACCGGACATCGACGTCTCGGACTCGCTGGTCGAGGCCGGCATCGGCTACATCCAGGCGGCCGTCGAGCAGGCCCGGGACGCGGCCGACCGGCCCGACGCCGGGTTCGAGATCGTCGTCGAGAGCGACATCCCGCTGGGTGCGGGACTTGGCTCCTCGGCGGCCGTCGTCGTCGCCGCCATCGACGCCGCCACGCGGGAACTGGGCGTCGAACTCGCCCCCGAGGAGATCGCCGAGCGCGCCTACCAGGTCGAGTACGAGGTCCAGGACGGTCAGGCCTCCCGGGCCGACACCTTCTGCTCGGCGATGGGCGGCGCCGTCCGGGTCGAGGGCGACGACTGCCGGCGCATCGAGGGCGTCGACGCGCTCCCCTTTGTCATCGGCTACGACGGCGGCGCCGGTGACACCGGGAAACTCGTCGCGGGCGTCCGCGAGCTGCGCGAGGAGTACGACTTCGCGGCCGACACGGTCGCGGCCATCGGCGACGTGGTCCGCGAGGGAGAGTCCGTCCTCGGGACGAGCGACTACGAGACGCTGGGCGAGCTGATGGACTTCAACCACGGCCTGCTCTCGGCGCTGGGGGTCTCCTCGCGCTCGCTGGACGCGATGGTGTGGGCCGCCCGCGACGCCGACGCGCTGGGCGCGAAGCTGACGGGCGCCGGCGGCGGCGGGTGTATCGTCGCCCTCGACGAGACCGACGAGACGCTGACGGCGCTGCGCTACACCCCCGGCTGTGCCCGGGCGTTCCGCGCCGAGCTGGCGACCGACGGAATCTGCAAGGAATGA
- a CDS encoding isopentenyl phosphate kinase: MTVVLKLGGSVVTEKDRPETVDDGALAHAADAVAAADHDIVLVHGGGSFGHHHAAEYGVSTTEGTRDPEGVRAIHGAMRRLNDAVVSALAERDVPAVPVHPFSAGARDAAGDLTLPTAQVRTLLAEGFVPVLHGDLVAHAGRGATVLSGDELVVELAPAVDADRVGVCSTVPGVLDEAGDVVEHIAAFEDVAAALGGSDATDVSGGMAAKVRALLTLDAPAQVFGPDSLGAFLDGESPGTTIEGGHPGAGAE, from the coding sequence ATGACCGTCGTCCTGAAGCTGGGCGGGAGCGTGGTGACCGAGAAGGACCGCCCCGAGACCGTCGACGACGGGGCGCTCGCGCACGCCGCCGATGCCGTCGCGGCCGCCGACCACGACATAGTCCTCGTCCACGGCGGCGGGAGCTTCGGCCACCACCACGCCGCCGAGTACGGCGTCAGCACGACCGAGGGGACCCGCGACCCAGAGGGCGTCCGAGCCATTCACGGCGCGATGAGGCGCCTCAACGACGCCGTCGTGAGCGCACTCGCCGAGCGAGACGTCCCGGCGGTCCCCGTTCACCCGTTCTCCGCCGGCGCTCGCGACGCCGCGGGCGACCTGACGTTGCCGACCGCCCAGGTCCGGACGCTGCTCGCAGAGGGCTTCGTCCCCGTCCTCCACGGCGATCTCGTGGCCCACGCGGGGCGAGGTGCGACGGTGCTCAGCGGCGACGAACTGGTCGTCGAACTGGCGCCGGCGGTCGACGCTGACCGCGTCGGGGTCTGTTCGACGGTCCCCGGGGTCCTGGACGAGGCGGGCGACGTCGTCGAGCACATCGCGGCCTTCGAGGACGTGGCGGCCGCTCTCGGCGGGAGCGACGCGACGGACGTCTCGGGTGGGATGGCTGCGAAGGTCAGGGCACTCCTCACACTTGACGCGCCGGCACAGGTCTTCGGCCCCGACTCGCTTGGGGCCTTCCTCGATGGCGAGTCGCCGGGGACGACCATCGAGGGCGGGCACCCAGGCGCCGGCGCGGAGTAA